The Arachis ipaensis cultivar K30076 chromosome B07, Araip1.1, whole genome shotgun sequence genome includes a window with the following:
- the LOC107609205 gene encoding uncharacterized protein LOC107609205 isoform X3, with the protein MEESGELQSDENKASTEKKNKRRLKTPSQVMALEKFYNEHKYPTEEMKQDLAEELGLTEKQISGWFCHRRLKDKRLLKDEAIGNGRQDRSSGVIQDRGSGRQDSCGSSKHGDYRYVDPKEVESHGLYNRDLSVPDMTYGHRNQYAENASEMDDTSSDSGSFLQDRMFPQGQDPYDVDPSRYPTHNGALPPLNPKGGNIGYKPSGYLKVKGEIEHAAITAVKKQLGRHYQEDGPLLGIEFDQLPPGAFEGQTADPVHEPYTIANPALLTSPEVSTGKRQSNISTKYVSYAKFSSKDSHEGVEFGSLHDSDFPDKQDKKVRQSIKQRQPIYGYANHLPGRNSSDLYDDSNGEASAYTKVRSIVSKHGIEGMRSDSASNHSDHYEENPMVKQTDLMQGYDNINPKNVKRSEHVKPKPAKSIRHPRMPVDAEERGLQPMRVAKEELHKGERKVKKYHDSYGARMLPNEITAAKRAKVDLHKQFNPKQAPIAEIEQRKNPRSAAEMPMPFSFSEDESLGLDSSSSLD; encoded by the exons ATGGAAG AATCAGGAGAATTGCAATCAGATGAAAATAAAGCTTCtacagagaaaaaaaataaaagaagactcAAAACACCTTCCCAGGTTATGGCCTTGGAGAAATTTTATAACG AGCACAAATATCCCACGGAGGAAATGAAACAAGATCTTGCTGAGGAGTTAGGGTTGACGGAGAAGCAAATTTCTGGATGGTTTTGCCACAGAAGGTTAAAAGATAAACGGTTGTTGAAAGATGAAGCGATTGGTAATGGACGACAGGATCGTTCAAGTGGTGTCATCCAGGACCGTGGTAGTGGACGGCAAGATTCATGCGGAAGCAGCAAACATGGTGATTACCGTTATGTGGATCCGAAAGAGGTAGAAAGTCATGGCCTGTACAATCGTGATTTGTCAGTTCCGGATATGACCTACGGACATAGGAACCAGTATGCAGAAAACGCAAGCGAAATGGATGATACATCATCTGATAGTGGCTCATTTTTGCAAGATCGCATGTTTCCTCAAGGCCAGGATCCATACGATGTGGATCCTTCAAGGTATCCGACTCACAATGGAGCTCTTCCACCCCTTAATCCCAAGGGTGGAAACATAGGATATAAACCATCAGGATATTTGAAAGTCAAGGGCGAGATAGAACATGCTGCTATAACTGCCGTAAAGAAGCAATTAGGGAGGCATTATCAAGAAGATGGTCCACTCCTTGGTATAGAATTTGATCAGCTTCCCCCAGGGGCATTTGAAGGCCAAACTGCAGATCCAGTTCATG AACCGTATACCATTGCAAATCCTGCACTTCTTACTTCCCCAGAAGTCTCCACTGGAAAAAGGCAATCCAACATTAGCACA AAATATGTTTCTTACGCTAAATTTAGTTCCAAAGATTCACATGAAGGGGTTGAATTTGGCTCCTTGCATGACTCTGATTTCCCGGATAAGCAGGATAAGAAGGTCCGCCAGAGTATTAAACAGAGGCAACCCATTTATGGTTACGCCAACCATCTTCCTGGCCGGAACTCCTCGGATTTGTATGATGACTCTAACGGAGAAGCATCTGCTTATACTAAAGTTCGTAGTATCGTCTCGAAGCATGGTATTGAGGGGATGAGATCTGATTCTGCTTCTAACCATAGTGATCACTATGAAGAGAACCCCATGGTTAAGCAGACAGATTTGATGCAAGGCTATGATAACATCAATCCAAAAAATGTGAAAAGAAGTGAACATGTTAAGCCCAAGCCCGCAAAATCAATCCGTCATCCTCGAATGCCTGTGGATGCCGAAGAAAGGGGGCTACAACCTATGAGGGTGGCAAAG GAAGAGTTGCATAAGGGGGAGAGGAAGGTGAAAAAGTATCACGATTCTTATGGAGCAAGGATGCTTCCAAATGAAATCACG GCTGCGAAACGAGCAAAAGTTGATCTGCATAAACAATTCAATCCAAAACAAGCACCTATTGCTGAGATAGAACAAAGGAAAAACCCGAG ATCTGCTGCAGAGATGCCGATGCCATTTAGCTTTAGTGAGGATGAATCCCTTGGCCTCGATTCGAGTTCCTCGCTGGATTAA
- the LOC107609205 gene encoding uncharacterized protein LOC107609205 isoform X2: MEESGELQSDENKASTEKKNKRRLKTPSQVMALEKFYNEHKYPTEEMKQDLAEELGLTEKQISGWFCHRRLKDKRLLKDEAIGNGRQDRSSGVIQDRGSGRQDSCGSSKHGDYRYVDPKEVESHGLYNRDLSVPDMTYGHRNQYAENASEMDDTSSDSGSFLQDRMFPQGQDPYDVDPSRYPTHNGALPPLNPKGGNIGYKPSGYLKVKGEIEHAAITAVKKQLGRHYQEDGPLLGIEFDQLPPGAFEGQTADPVHEPYTIANPALLTSPEVSTGKRQSNISTKYVSYAKFSSKDSHEGVEFGSLHDSDFPDKQDKKVRQSIKQRQPIYGYANHLPGRNSSDLYDDSNGEASAYTKVRSIVSKHGIEGMRSDSASNHSDHYEENPMVKQTDLMQGYDNINPKNVKRSEHVKPKPAKSIRHPRMPVDAEERGLQPMRVAKEELHKGERKVKKYHDSYGARMLPNEITVSAAKRAKVDLHKQFNPKQAPIAEIEQRKNPRSAAEMPMPFSFSEDESLGLDSSSSLD, translated from the exons ATGGAAG AATCAGGAGAATTGCAATCAGATGAAAATAAAGCTTCtacagagaaaaaaaataaaagaagactcAAAACACCTTCCCAGGTTATGGCCTTGGAGAAATTTTATAACG AGCACAAATATCCCACGGAGGAAATGAAACAAGATCTTGCTGAGGAGTTAGGGTTGACGGAGAAGCAAATTTCTGGATGGTTTTGCCACAGAAGGTTAAAAGATAAACGGTTGTTGAAAGATGAAGCGATTGGTAATGGACGACAGGATCGTTCAAGTGGTGTCATCCAGGACCGTGGTAGTGGACGGCAAGATTCATGCGGAAGCAGCAAACATGGTGATTACCGTTATGTGGATCCGAAAGAGGTAGAAAGTCATGGCCTGTACAATCGTGATTTGTCAGTTCCGGATATGACCTACGGACATAGGAACCAGTATGCAGAAAACGCAAGCGAAATGGATGATACATCATCTGATAGTGGCTCATTTTTGCAAGATCGCATGTTTCCTCAAGGCCAGGATCCATACGATGTGGATCCTTCAAGGTATCCGACTCACAATGGAGCTCTTCCACCCCTTAATCCCAAGGGTGGAAACATAGGATATAAACCATCAGGATATTTGAAAGTCAAGGGCGAGATAGAACATGCTGCTATAACTGCCGTAAAGAAGCAATTAGGGAGGCATTATCAAGAAGATGGTCCACTCCTTGGTATAGAATTTGATCAGCTTCCCCCAGGGGCATTTGAAGGCCAAACTGCAGATCCAGTTCATG AACCGTATACCATTGCAAATCCTGCACTTCTTACTTCCCCAGAAGTCTCCACTGGAAAAAGGCAATCCAACATTAGCACA AAATATGTTTCTTACGCTAAATTTAGTTCCAAAGATTCACATGAAGGGGTTGAATTTGGCTCCTTGCATGACTCTGATTTCCCGGATAAGCAGGATAAGAAGGTCCGCCAGAGTATTAAACAGAGGCAACCCATTTATGGTTACGCCAACCATCTTCCTGGCCGGAACTCCTCGGATTTGTATGATGACTCTAACGGAGAAGCATCTGCTTATACTAAAGTTCGTAGTATCGTCTCGAAGCATGGTATTGAGGGGATGAGATCTGATTCTGCTTCTAACCATAGTGATCACTATGAAGAGAACCCCATGGTTAAGCAGACAGATTTGATGCAAGGCTATGATAACATCAATCCAAAAAATGTGAAAAGAAGTGAACATGTTAAGCCCAAGCCCGCAAAATCAATCCGTCATCCTCGAATGCCTGTGGATGCCGAAGAAAGGGGGCTACAACCTATGAGGGTGGCAAAG GAAGAGTTGCATAAGGGGGAGAGGAAGGTGAAAAAGTATCACGATTCTTATGGAGCAAGGATGCTTCCAAATGAAATCACGGTGAGT GCTGCGAAACGAGCAAAAGTTGATCTGCATAAACAATTCAATCCAAAACAAGCACCTATTGCTGAGATAGAACAAAGGAAAAACCCGAG ATCTGCTGCAGAGATGCCGATGCCATTTAGCTTTAGTGAGGATGAATCCCTTGGCCTCGATTCGAGTTCCTCGCTGGATTAA
- the LOC107609205 gene encoding uncharacterized protein LOC107609205 isoform X1, with amino-acid sequence MEESGELQSDENKASTEKKNKRRLKTPSQVMALEKFYNEHKYPTEEMKQDLAEELGLTEKQISGWFCHRRLKDKRLLKDEAIGNGRQDRSSGVIQDRGSGRQDSCGSSKHGDYRYVDPKEVESHGLYNRDLSVPDMTYGHRNQYAENASEMDDTSSDSGSFLQDRMFPQGQDPYDVDPSRYPTHNGALPPLNPKGGNIGYKPSGYLKVKGEIEHAAITAVKKQLGRHYQEDGPLLGIEFDQLPPGAFEGQTADPVHEPYTIANPALLTSPEVSTGKRQSNISTKYVSYAKFSSKDSHEGVEFGSLHDSDFPDKQDKKVRQSIKQRQPIYGYANHLPGRNSSDLYDDSNGEASAYTKVRSIVSKHGIEGMRSDSASNHSDHYEENPMVKQTDLMQGYDNINPKNVKRSEHVKPKPAKSIRHPRMPVDAEERGLQPMRVAKEELHKGERKVKKYHDSYGARMLPNEITVSVRRAAKRAKVDLHKQFNPKQAPIAEIEQRKNPRSAAEMPMPFSFSEDESLGLDSSSSLD; translated from the exons ATGGAAG AATCAGGAGAATTGCAATCAGATGAAAATAAAGCTTCtacagagaaaaaaaataaaagaagactcAAAACACCTTCCCAGGTTATGGCCTTGGAGAAATTTTATAACG AGCACAAATATCCCACGGAGGAAATGAAACAAGATCTTGCTGAGGAGTTAGGGTTGACGGAGAAGCAAATTTCTGGATGGTTTTGCCACAGAAGGTTAAAAGATAAACGGTTGTTGAAAGATGAAGCGATTGGTAATGGACGACAGGATCGTTCAAGTGGTGTCATCCAGGACCGTGGTAGTGGACGGCAAGATTCATGCGGAAGCAGCAAACATGGTGATTACCGTTATGTGGATCCGAAAGAGGTAGAAAGTCATGGCCTGTACAATCGTGATTTGTCAGTTCCGGATATGACCTACGGACATAGGAACCAGTATGCAGAAAACGCAAGCGAAATGGATGATACATCATCTGATAGTGGCTCATTTTTGCAAGATCGCATGTTTCCTCAAGGCCAGGATCCATACGATGTGGATCCTTCAAGGTATCCGACTCACAATGGAGCTCTTCCACCCCTTAATCCCAAGGGTGGAAACATAGGATATAAACCATCAGGATATTTGAAAGTCAAGGGCGAGATAGAACATGCTGCTATAACTGCCGTAAAGAAGCAATTAGGGAGGCATTATCAAGAAGATGGTCCACTCCTTGGTATAGAATTTGATCAGCTTCCCCCAGGGGCATTTGAAGGCCAAACTGCAGATCCAGTTCATG AACCGTATACCATTGCAAATCCTGCACTTCTTACTTCCCCAGAAGTCTCCACTGGAAAAAGGCAATCCAACATTAGCACA AAATATGTTTCTTACGCTAAATTTAGTTCCAAAGATTCACATGAAGGGGTTGAATTTGGCTCCTTGCATGACTCTGATTTCCCGGATAAGCAGGATAAGAAGGTCCGCCAGAGTATTAAACAGAGGCAACCCATTTATGGTTACGCCAACCATCTTCCTGGCCGGAACTCCTCGGATTTGTATGATGACTCTAACGGAGAAGCATCTGCTTATACTAAAGTTCGTAGTATCGTCTCGAAGCATGGTATTGAGGGGATGAGATCTGATTCTGCTTCTAACCATAGTGATCACTATGAAGAGAACCCCATGGTTAAGCAGACAGATTTGATGCAAGGCTATGATAACATCAATCCAAAAAATGTGAAAAGAAGTGAACATGTTAAGCCCAAGCCCGCAAAATCAATCCGTCATCCTCGAATGCCTGTGGATGCCGAAGAAAGGGGGCTACAACCTATGAGGGTGGCAAAG GAAGAGTTGCATAAGGGGGAGAGGAAGGTGAAAAAGTATCACGATTCTTATGGAGCAAGGATGCTTCCAAATGAAATCACGGTGAGTGTAAGACGG GCTGCGAAACGAGCAAAAGTTGATCTGCATAAACAATTCAATCCAAAACAAGCACCTATTGCTGAGATAGAACAAAGGAAAAACCCGAG ATCTGCTGCAGAGATGCCGATGCCATTTAGCTTTAGTGAGGATGAATCCCTTGGCCTCGATTCGAGTTCCTCGCTGGATTAA
- the LOC107609806 gene encoding pentatricopeptide repeat-containing protein At5g01110 yields the protein MHTIFLVQHHSAKKKFQLSPPHSAMPTLSRHHHLLLLRRLRHLLPSSFSTHSLPPPQPPLSDPFLVEKVLLSLKHNNLNSLHNHLNNNLNRSDPFPLIVDILRRCHQNPTLANRFLHALSFTSPNLKHSTRSLGAMVHALVRLRKVPEAQALLLRMIRKSGVTRREIIDSLINGDSCSNVNVSVFDLLIRTYVQSRKLREGSEAFELLRGRGFCVSINACNALLGALVRIGWVDLAFNVYDSVVNSGMHVNVYTLNIMVNALCKDGRLEYVKDFLDGMENKGVFADGVTYNTLINAHCREGLLSKAFELMNSMASKGLRPGVFTYNAIINGLCKKGNYARAREVLDEMLANGLSPDATTFNPLLVESCRKDNVREAEKVFNEMLHHGVVPDSISFSSIIGVFSRNGNLDRALAYFNSMRGSGSVPDTVIYTILIDGYCRNGKMLEALRMRNEMVEQGCVMDVVTYNTLLNGLCKGKMLADADELFKEMVERGVFPDFYTLTTLIHGYCKDGNMNKALGLFDTMTQRNLKPDVVTYNTLIDGFCKIGEMDKAKELWSDMLSRNIVPNHISFSILINGFCSLGLMSEAFGLWDEMVEKDIKPSLVTCNTIVKGYLRAGDVSKADDFLNRMISGGVSPDGITYNTLINGFVKEENLGRAFMLINDMVQQGILPDVITYNAILFGYCRQGRMKEAEKVLRMMIDKGINPDKSTYTALINGHVSQDNLKEAFRFHDEMLQRGFVPEDNV from the coding sequence ATGCACACTATCTTTCTTGTCCAACATCATTCAGCCAAAAAAAAATTCCAACTTTCTCCTCCTCACTCTGCAATGCCGACACTGTCACgccaccaccacctcctcctcctccgtcGTCTCCGCCACCTTCTCCCATCTTCCTTCTCAACCCACTCTCTGCCGCCACCACAGCCTCCTCTCTCTGACCCCTTCTTGGTCGAGAAGGTTCTCCTCAGCTTAAAGCACAACAACCTCAACTCCCTCCACAACCACCTGAACAACAACCTTAACCGCTCCGACCCATTTCCCCTCATCGTCGATATTCTCCGCCGGTGCCATCAAAATCCCACCTTGGCCAACAGGTTCCTACATGCTCTTTCCTTCACTTCTCCCAACCTCAAACACTCCACGCGCTCACTGGGCGCAATGGTGCACGCGCTTGTCCGTCTCAGGAAGGTTCCGGAGGCTCAGGCCCTGCTCCTCCGCATGATCAGGAAAAGCGGAGTCACGCGCCGCGAGATCATCGATTCATTGATCAATGGTGATTCTTGTTCCAATGTCAATGTGAGTGTTTTTGACTTGTTGATAAGGACTTATGTTCAATCTAGGAAGCTTAGAGAAGGTTCTGAAGCTTTTGAATTGTTGAGGGGTAGAGGGTTTTGTGTTTCCATCAATGCATGCAATGCTCTTCTTGGTGCACTTGTGAGAATTGGTTGGGTTGATTTGGCATTCAATGTGTATGATAGTGTTGTGAATAGTGGTATGCATGTTAATGTTTATACTCTTAATATTATGGTTAATGCTTTGTGTAAAGATGGTAGATTGGAATATGTTAAGGATTTTTTGGATGGTATGGAGAATAAGGGTGTTTTCGCCGATGGCGTGACTTATAATACTTTGATCAATGCTCATTGTCGCGAGGGGCTCTTGTCGAAGGCATTCGAGTTGATGAATTCGATGGCAAGCAAGGGGTTAAGACCCGGGGTTTTTACTTATAATGCTATTATCAATGGATTGTGCAAGAAGGGTAACTATGCGAGGGCGAGGGAAGTTTTGGATGAGATGTTGGCGAATGGATTGAGCCCTGATGCCACAACTTTTAACCCCTTGCTTGTGGAGAGTTGTCGGAAGGATAATGTTCGGGAGGCTGAAAAGGTTTTTAACGAAATGTTGCATCATGGAGTTGTTCCTGATTCGATTAGCTTCAGCTCAATTATAGGTGTGTTCTCCAGGAATGGGAATCTTGATCGTGCCTTGGCGTATTTTAATAGCATGAGGGGTTCTGGTTCGGTTCCTGATACCGTGATTTATACCATTCTTATAGACGGATATTGTAGAAACGGAAAAATGCTTGAGGCTTTAAGAATGCGGAATGAAATGGTGGAGCAGGGATGCGTCATGGACGTGGTTACGTATAATACGCTACTGAATGGACTGTGCAAGGGGAAAATGCTTGCTGATGCCGATGAGTTGTTTAAGGAGATGGTGGAAAGAGGAGTTTTTCCTGATTTCTACACTCTAACCACTCTCATCCATGGATATTGCAAGGATGGGAATATGAATAAAGCTCTCGGTTTGTTTGACACAATGACTCAGAGAAACCTTAAGCCAGATGTTGTAACATATAATACATTGATTGATGGATTCTGTAAAATTGGTGAAATGGATAAAGCTAAGGAATTGTGGTCAGATATGTTAAGTAGGAATATAGTGCCAAATCACATATCTTTTAGCATTTTAATAAACGGATTTTGCAGTTTAGGTCTTATGTCCGAAGCATTCGGCTTGTGGGACGAAATGGTAGAGAAAGATATTAAACCCTCCCTGGTTACTTGCAACACCATTGTAAAGGGCTATTTGAGAGCTGGTGATGTGTCGAAGGCTGATGACTTCTTGAACAGGATGATTTCGGGAGGAGTTTCTCCTGATGGTATTACATACAATACTCTTATAAATGGTTTTGTAAAGGAAGAGAACCTTGGCAGAGCTTTTATGTTGATCAACGACATGGTTCAACAAGGGATACTGCCTGATGTTATCACATACAATGCGATTCTATTCGGGTATTGTAGGCAAGGCAGAATGAAAGAGGCTGAGAAGGTATTACGTATGATGATTGACAAAGGAATCAATCCTGATAAATCGACGTACACAGCATTGATCAATGGGCACGTTTCTCAAGACAATCTGAAAGAGGCATTCCGTTTTCATGACGAAATGCTGCAGAGGGGGTTTGTGCCAGAAGACAATGTCTAA
- the LOC107606474 gene encoding uncharacterized protein LOC107606474, whose translation MVGCTYTHQVWKRLEDHFASQIKAKVMQLKYKLSTLQIGASVTKYVLSIKGTIDALVSVREVINESDHVNAILHGLTEDYSSVYTSVLARAQSITVAELEALLLAHESMLSRFRKPEAFVQANLAQFARESFRGGFRGRGGRMSRGGRSAFNGGRFTQDSSLQEQPNEGQFHRGQFNRGGRLQNPRGYMNERPQCQVCNKVGHTARTCWYRYSEDTYEGEYENGNGGYNNEGYSSGHNQAYSNRDYSHRNQNRLGYSSGNRSNQAS comes from the coding sequence ATGGTTGGATGTACCTACACTCATCAAGTGTGGAAGAGGTTGGAGGATCACTTCGCCTCTCAGATCAAGGCAAAGGTGATGCAGCTGAAATACAAGCTCAGTACTCTTCAGATCGGAGCATCCGTGACAAAGTATGTACTTTCAATTAAAGGAACTATTGATGCATTGGTTTCTGTAAGAGAGGTAATCAATGAGAGCGATCATGTAAATGCGATCTTGCATGGTCTTACTGAAGATTATTCCTCAGTGTACACCTCTGTGTTAGCAAGAGCTCAAAGCATAACAGTGGCTGAATTGGAAGCCTTGTTGCTCGCACATGAGAGTATGCTCTCCAGGTTTAGAAAGCCTGAAGCATTTGTACAAGCTAATCTTGCTCAATTCGCTAGAGAAAGTTTTAGAGGTGGCTttcgaggaagaggaggaagaatgtCTCGAGGAGGCAGAAGTGCTTTCAATGGAGGAAGGTTTACTCAAGACTCCTCACTGCAAGAACAACCAAATGAAGGACAATTCCATAGAGGCCAGTTCAATCGAGGAGGTAGATTGCAGAATCCAAGAGGCTATATGAATGAGAGACCTCAATGTCAGGTTTGTAACAAAGTAGGTCATACAGCAAGAACTTGCTGGTATAGGTACAGTGAAGACACCTATGAAGGAGAGTATGAAAATGGAAATGGAGGATACAACAATGAAGGATATAGCAGTGGACACAACCAGGCATATAGCAACAGAGACTATAGCCATAGAAATCAAAACAGGTTAGGATACAGCAGTGGAAATAGAAGCAATCAGGCCTCTTAG
- the LOC107606473 gene encoding uncharacterized protein LOC107606473, with protein sequence MAGGLREIGFVATKSDISVFIKEFSGLKTYVLVYVDDIIVTGESPEIVRDVIAKLNAKFALKDMGDLHYFLGIQVNKTCDGGLVLTQQKYIGEVLKKAGMVGCAPCHTPLPSTTKITALGGSSFCDPQLYRSIIGSLQYLTITRPEICYSVNKLSQFVQAPLESHWRLVKRVLRYLNGTASYGLHLKQESSMGITAYSDSDWAGDPDDRKSTSGYCIFLGANLISWASKKQTVVARSSTEAEYRSMAEAVAELSWIKTMMSEL encoded by the coding sequence ATGGCTGGTGGTTTAAGAGAGATTGGCTTTGTTGCCACCAAATCTGACATCTCAGTCTTCATTAAGGAATTCAGTGGACTAAAGACCTATGTgcttgtgtacgttgatgatatCATAGTCACTGGAGAATCCCCAGAAATTGTGAGGGATGTCATAGcaaagttgaatgccaagtttgCCTTGAAAGACATGGGAGATCTCCATTACTTTCTTGGAATCCAAGTGAATAAAACGTGTGATGGGGGGCTAGTGCTTACTCAACAAAAGTACATTGGTGAGGTCCTAAAGAAGGCTGGCATGGTGGGCTGTGCACCGTGTCACACTCCTTTGCCTTCCACAACAAAGATCACAGCCCTTGGAGGATCAAGCTTTTGTGATCCACAGCTGTACAGGTCAATCATTGGCAGCCTGCAATACCTGACCATAACAAGGCCTGAGATATGTTACAGTGTTAACAAGTTGTCACAGTTTGTGCAAGCTCCCCTAGAGTCTCATTGGAGGCTGGTCAAACGCGTGCTAAGGTATCTCAATGGAACAGCCAGCTATGGCTTGCATCTGAAACAGGAGAGTTCCATGGGAATAACTGCATACAGTGACTCAGACTGGGCTGGAGATCCAGATGATAGGAAATCCACCAGTGGCTATTGTATATTTCTTGGAGCCAACCTAATCTCTTGGGCGTCAAAGAAGCAAACAGTAGTGGCCAGGTCAAGCACTGAAGCTGAATATAGAAGTATGGCAGAGGCAGTAGCAGAGCTGTCCTGGATAAAGACTATGATGAGTGAGCTGTAG